A single genomic interval of Aedes aegypti strain LVP_AGWG chromosome 1, AaegL5.0 Primary Assembly, whole genome shotgun sequence harbors:
- the LOC110677186 gene encoding neutral alpha-glucosidase AB-like — protein MATGRFKFSNSFVVLLLLNGVLAVDHSVFKTCAQSGFCRRNRQFEPQDSAFVVDNNSIDIRHNVVTMDMHDTANNYWYTLSFSSVHENIFHFEINEKYPLRDRYRVTDALVNELKPRGVLIESSKHAITIRDNTKRAEIQVKPFKIDFYDHDTLMVSSNAKGMLKFLHSRQKPSLPKEGEWEEEFNGFVDSKPRGPESLGMDFTFHHAAVMFGIPEHADDFILKETIHEASDPYRLYNLDVFEYEVNSKMALYGSIPVVYGHGSSGTSGVYWKNSAETWVDVSYVNDTYVNIFSESGIIDAFVMLGPSPIDTFRQYTFLTGTAPLPQMFALGYHQSRWNYDNESDVALIDRKFEEYNIPLDCIWLDIEYTDGKRYFTWDSTNFPNPLELINNLTLNGRHLTMIIDPHVKVDENYFFHQDCVSSDYYVKNKNGENFEGDCWPGLSSYTDFLNPQARQYYANQYLLDNFKLSTREIGIWNDMNEPSVFNSVEVTMPKDNLHYGGWEHRDVHNIFGFYHTMATYDGLMQRNEGLYRPFVLTRAFFAGSQRYSAVWTGDNTATWEHLRASIKMCLSLSVSGISFVGADVGGFFEHPSGELISRWYQLAAFQPFFRGHAHMDTPRREPWMWPENVQVATRDAIQKRYRLLPFWYTLFYEHERDGAPIMRPMLAQYPNDPVTFKIENQYLLGDQLLVAPTLYPGQTNVSVYFPVKKDGTSDVWYDIDNHHIFNHAGFVTVMVDELKIPVFQRGGTVIPIKRIARKSSMLMRQDPYALIVALNDKGRAKGTLYIDDEESMAYRHGSYMLTQFEFRNNKLMPRNIDKSTFKSGATIESVTILGLSEEISTVKVSRQQYVRISDVVATGNIVMMENLQLEMGTDWWIEFS, from the exons ATGGCTACCGGGCGGTTTAAGTTTTCGAACAGTTTCGTAGTTTTACTACTCCTAAATGGAGTACTGGCTGTTGATCACAGTGTGTTTAAAACATGCGCTCAAAGTGGATTTTGTCG TCGAAATCGTCAGTTCGAGCCTCAAGACAGCGCTTTTGTAGTGGACAACAACTCAATCGATATACGTCACAATGTAGTGACCATGGATATGCATGATACCGCGAACAATTACTGGTATACTCTAAGCTTCAGTTCGGTTCATGAGAATATCTTTcattttgaaatcaatgaaaaatatcCACTTAGAGATCGTTATCGAGTGACTGACGCCTTGGTGAATGAGTTGAAGCCTCGTGGTGTATTAATAGAAAGTTCAAAACATGCAATTACCATCCGGGACAATACCAAAAGAGCAGAGATTCAGGTGAAACCGTTCAAGATCGATTTTTATGACCATGACACACTCATGGTTTCTTCTAATGCCAAAGGAATGCTTAAGTTCTTGCATTCAAGGCAAAAACCTTCTCTTCCAAAGGAAGGTGAGTGGGAGGAAGAATTTAACGGTTTCGTTGATAGTAAACCCAGAGGACCGGAATCGTTGGGGATGGATTTCACATTTCATCATGCTGCAGTAATGTTCGGAATTCCGGAGCATGctgatgattttattttaaaggaAACAATCCATGAAGCGAGCGACCCCTACCGTTTATATAATCTGGATGTGtttgaatatgaagtaaacAGCAAAATGGCTCTATATGGGTCGATTCCTGTAGTTTATGGACATGGATCTTCTGGGACATCAGGAGTGTACTGGAAAAACTCGGCTGAAACGTGGGTTGACGTTTCTTATGTGAATGATACCTATGTGAATATCTTCTCTGAAAGTGGAATCATTGATGCATTTGTGATGTTGGGTCCTTCGCCGATTGATACATTCCGGCAATACACATTCCTAACCGGAACCGCACCACTGCCACAGATGTTCGCCCTTGGTTATCACCAAAGTCGTTGGAACTATGACAATGAATCGGATGTGGCCCTAATTGATAGAAAATTTGAAGAGTACAATATTCCGTTGGATTGCATTTGGCTGGACATTGAGTACACTGATGGAAAGCGTTACTTCACGTGGGATTCGACAAACTTCCCAAACCCCTTGGAGCTGATTAACAACCTGACGTTGAATGGCCGACATCTGACTATGATAATTGATCCACATGTAAAAGTAGACGAGAACTACTTTTTCCATCAAGATTGCGTTTCGAGTGATTACTacgtgaaaaacaaaaatggcgAAAATTTCGAAGGTGATTGTTGGCCAGGGCTTTCAAGTTACACGGATTTCTTAAATCCTCAAGCTCGTCAGTACTACGCTAATCAGTATTTGCttgacaattttaaattatcaaCCCGCGAAATAGGTATATGGAACGATATGAATGAACCGTCAGTATTCAACAGTGTAGAAGTTACAATGCCAAAAGATAATTTGCATTACGGTGGCTGGGAACATAGGGATGTGCATAACATTTTTGGCTTTTATCATACTATGGCAACCTATGATGGACTCATGCAAAGAAATGAAGGTCTTTACAGGCCATTCGTGCTGACCAGGGCATTTTTCGCTGGATCCCAGAGATACTCTGCAGTTTGGACGGGAGATAACACAGCTACATGGGAACATCTGCGAGcatcgataaaaatgtgtttgtcACTATCGGTATCCGGAATAAGCTTCGTTGGAGCAGACGTAGGAGGATTTTTCGAACATCCCAGTGGAGAATTGATATCTCGTTGGTATCAATTGGCGGCCTTCCAACCATTTTTCCGCGGCCATGCTCATATGGATACGCCTCGTCGAGAACCCTGGATGTGGCCTGAAAACGTACAAGTAGCAACTAGAGATGCCATCCAAAAGCGTTACCGGTTGCTGCCTTTCTGGTACACCTTGTTTTATGAACACGAGCGTGATGGAGCTCCGATAATGCGTCCAATGCTTGCCCAATATCCAAATGATCCAGtcacatttaaaattgaaaaccaaTATCTTCTTGGAGATCAGTTACTTGTAGCTCCCACTCTCTATCCTGGTCAGACAAATGTTTCCGTCTATTTCCCAGTGAAGAAAGATGGGACATCTGATGTATGGTATGACATCGATAATCATCATATATTTAATCATGCTGGGTTCGTAACGGTGATGGTTGATGAACTCAAAATTCCGGTCTTTCAAAGGGGAGGCACAGTTATTCCAATAAAAAGAATTGCTCGTAAGTCAAGCATGCTCATGAGACAGGACCCTTACGCTCTGATAGTTGCATTAAACGACAAGGGTCGTGCAAAAGGAACATTGTACATCGATGATGAAGAAAGTATGGCGTACCGTCATGGAAGTTATATGCTCACACAATTTGAGTTTAGAAACAATAAACTCATGCCTAG AAACATTGATAAATCGACATTTAAATCTGGAGCTACGATTGAATCAGTAACTATCTTGGGTCTTTCCGAGGAAATTTCGACCGTGAAGGTTTCGCGGCAACAGTACGTTCGCATATCTGATGTAGTTGCCACTGGAAACATCGTAATGATGGAAAATCTACAGCTTGAGATGGGCACCGATTGGTGGATAGAGTTTTCTTGA